One genomic region from Hyalangium ruber encodes:
- a CDS encoding S1 family peptidase: MRAKRLSLYLYAGILIGAVGVGCGAAQESPDAQVLREATVTLVPGHCMGVVVEDGLHVMTAAHCVDAGQVNIPIELSDGERLTGTQMLVDEGQDIAVYRLDTVARVPALEIAPELPRPGEGLLFASRSDLASEPQEVWLERLGRCPSLPGVPQALFTTLRGVKGDSGSPVVDLDMRVVGLVHGGAACSIAAPTAAFAPVVRQLAEEAQSTEMARKEPARVR, translated from the coding sequence ATGCGAGCGAAGCGGCTCTCCTTGTACTTGTACGCAGGCATCCTCATTGGAGCTGTGGGAGTGGGTTGCGGCGCCGCGCAGGAGTCGCCGGACGCGCAGGTGCTGCGGGAGGCCACGGTGACGCTGGTCCCCGGCCACTGCATGGGCGTGGTCGTCGAGGACGGCCTCCACGTCATGACGGCGGCGCACTGTGTGGATGCGGGGCAGGTGAACATCCCGATCGAGCTGTCCGATGGAGAGCGGCTGACGGGCACCCAGATGCTCGTGGATGAAGGACAGGACATCGCGGTCTACCGGCTCGACACGGTGGCGCGTGTGCCGGCCCTGGAGATCGCGCCGGAGCTGCCAAGGCCCGGAGAGGGGCTCCTGTTCGCGAGTCGGAGCGACCTGGCGAGTGAACCGCAGGAGGTCTGGCTGGAGCGGTTGGGTCGGTGTCCCTCGTTGCCCGGAGTGCCGCAGGCCCTCTTCACCACCCTGCGCGGGGTGAAGGGGGACTCCGGCTCGCCGGTGGTGGACCTCGACATGCGTGTGGTGGGGCTGGTTCACGGAGGAGCCGCCTGCAGCATCGCGGCTCCGACCGCCGCGTTCGCGCCCGTGGTGCGGCAGCTCGCGGAGGAAGCCCAGTCCACGGAGATGGCTCGGAAGGAGCCCGCCCGCGTCAGGTGA
- a CDS encoding DUF2891 domain-containing protein: MTLLLVLSFSAMVTTASPPPPSDFTAEAATRFAELALGCVHKEYPNKIAHVLSSDADARPPRELTPAFYGCYDWHSAVHGHWLLARLARTFPEAPFTPRARAALARSLTPANIEVEVRYINGPGRVSFERPYGLAWLLQLAAELREWDDPQAREWAAALKPLEAASAGRIQQWLPKLTRPIRVGEHDQTAFAFGLILDWARLSGEREMEQLLTQRVEAYYGKDRRCPLAYEPGGQDFLSPCIAEADLMRRVLPPARFATWLRDFMPELPANGSGAWLEPAVVSDPSDPKLAHLDGLNLSRAWMLEGIASGLPPADKRLGALRAAAQRHREAGLKAVTGAHYEGGHWLGSFAVYLTTGRGLPPPRKP, encoded by the coding sequence ATGACACTCCTGCTCGTGCTGAGCTTCTCGGCCATGGTCACCACCGCCAGTCCTCCCCCGCCGTCGGACTTCACCGCCGAGGCCGCCACGCGCTTCGCGGAGCTGGCGCTCGGCTGTGTCCACAAGGAGTACCCGAACAAGATCGCCCACGTGCTGAGCAGCGACGCGGACGCGCGGCCTCCGCGCGAGCTCACTCCGGCCTTCTATGGCTGCTACGACTGGCACTCGGCCGTGCATGGGCACTGGCTGCTGGCGCGGCTGGCGCGCACCTTCCCGGAGGCCCCCTTCACCCCTCGCGCCCGCGCGGCGCTGGCCCGGAGCCTCACGCCCGCGAACATCGAGGTCGAGGTGCGCTACATCAACGGCCCGGGCCGGGTGTCCTTCGAGCGTCCGTACGGGCTGGCGTGGCTGCTCCAGCTCGCGGCGGAGCTGCGCGAGTGGGACGATCCCCAGGCCCGCGAGTGGGCCGCCGCGCTCAAGCCGCTCGAGGCGGCGTCGGCCGGGCGAATCCAGCAGTGGCTGCCCAAGCTCACCCGCCCCATCCGCGTGGGGGAGCATGATCAGACGGCCTTCGCCTTCGGCCTCATCCTCGACTGGGCGCGGCTGAGCGGCGAGCGCGAGATGGAGCAACTGCTCACGCAGCGGGTGGAGGCGTATTACGGCAAGGATCGCCGCTGCCCGCTGGCGTATGAGCCGGGCGGACAGGACTTCCTCTCGCCGTGCATCGCCGAGGCGGACCTGATGCGGCGCGTGCTGCCGCCGGCGCGCTTCGCCACCTGGCTGCGCGACTTCATGCCGGAGCTGCCCGCGAATGGCTCCGGCGCCTGGCTGGAGCCGGCGGTGGTGTCGGATCCGAGCGACCCCAAGCTGGCGCACCTGGACGGGCTGAACCTCAGTCGCGCGTGGATGCTGGAGGGCATCGCCTCGGGCCTGCCGCCCGCCGACAAGCGGCTGGGCGCGCTGCGGGCCGCGGCGCAGCGCCACCGGGAGGCAGGGCTGAAGGCCGTCACCGGCGCGCACTATGAAGGAGGCCACTGGCTGGGCAGCTTCGCCGTGTACCTCACCACGGGCCGGGGCCTGCCTCCACCGCGCAAGCCCTGA
- a CDS encoding metallophosphoesterase — protein sequence MRSSLPSCPALRVVGVLLLTPWLWAATPEAQPRLEDAVPDTFEGVERVVAVGDVHGDVDALAEVLRMAGVIDAKGKWTGGKAHLVQTGDIADRGAKTRDAYELLMRLEREAAAAGGRVHVLLGNHEVMNMLGDRRYVTPEELASYADQSPTPDAPGTPRGLAGHRVAFSSEGRYGRWLRARPAVLRIDGTLFMHGGLQPEVPAKTLAELNRWVRQDLFQGQPPGGGTHPLGPLWFRGYALESEAQWGERLDEVLKRFGAKRMVMGHTTTEDGRIRIRFGGRTVFIDTGLSTGYGRHLAALEIRGDRLTAIYPEGRVDLLTPAVKSTPTKAPAGKAAQGK from the coding sequence ATGCGCTCCTCTCTTCCGTCCTGTCCTGCCCTGCGTGTCGTCGGGGTGCTTCTGCTGACACCGTGGCTCTGGGCCGCCACTCCCGAGGCTCAGCCGCGTCTGGAGGATGCGGTGCCAGACACCTTCGAGGGCGTGGAGCGCGTGGTCGCGGTGGGGGATGTACACGGCGACGTGGACGCGCTGGCGGAAGTGCTGCGGATGGCCGGGGTCATCGACGCGAAGGGAAAGTGGACCGGCGGCAAGGCGCACCTGGTGCAGACCGGAGACATCGCCGATCGTGGCGCCAAGACCCGAGACGCCTACGAACTCCTGATGCGCTTGGAGCGCGAGGCCGCCGCCGCTGGAGGCCGCGTCCACGTGCTCCTTGGCAACCACGAGGTGATGAACATGCTCGGGGACCGGCGCTATGTGACGCCCGAGGAGCTTGCCTCGTACGCGGACCAGAGCCCCACGCCGGACGCGCCCGGAACGCCCCGAGGGCTCGCTGGCCACCGCGTGGCCTTCAGCTCCGAGGGCCGCTACGGCCGGTGGCTGCGCGCGCGTCCGGCGGTGCTGCGCATCGACGGCACCCTCTTCATGCACGGAGGGCTCCAGCCGGAGGTGCCAGCGAAGACGCTCGCGGAGCTCAACCGCTGGGTGCGGCAGGATCTCTTCCAGGGCCAACCGCCGGGCGGTGGTACCCATCCTCTGGGCCCGCTGTGGTTCCGGGGCTATGCGCTGGAGTCGGAGGCGCAGTGGGGCGAGCGCCTCGATGAAGTGTTGAAGCGCTTCGGCGCGAAGCGGATGGTGATGGGACACACCACCACGGAGGATGGCCGAATCCGGATCCGGTTCGGCGGGCGGACGGTGTTCATCGACACGGGGCTGAGCACAGGTTACGGCAGACACCTCGCGGCCCTGGAGATTCGCGGTGATCGACTCACGGCGATCTATCCCGAGGGACGAGTGGATCTGCTGACGCCCGCCGTGAAGAGCACTCCCACGAAGGCTCCCGCAGGCAAAGCAGCCCAGGGGAAGTAA
- a CDS encoding ATP-binding protein, whose protein sequence is MRRGPYAWFLQRLDFFLREDQRRAPPDDVSRYRVILATASLLTGLSTFYLLGALKLADPFQTVLATSCIVGYVCTLLFVRTSTAPWPPGLLLCSIMAGSYVSAGLRLGGPNTGAHIASTLIPLLAFFLMGARGSFFFAALMALYATLIHPLYLAGFDVSSPLFSGTLELAGNLFAALCILGVWGLVYVHSRARDDAQAALERTLRGLGESERKLSSLVECTDDVVCSLDSQGRLLTANAAMKKWFSRLFGQEPLLGEPIDTPLFLQQHPDWPLSLTRVLRGESVRAEVTYSLAEYTLALDFSLTPIPGEDGRPAGVTIFGRDISARLDAETRLGELHRSLMEASRKAGMAEIATGVLHNVGNTLNSVNVSATLIAERLRGSRVTGLARAAEMLQAHTQELGTFLTQDEKGRLLPEYFLSASRQLVQEQQVMLTEVQSLTKNVEHIKSVVGMQQEHAKFSGLMEHVTLPELIDDALRLHATSFDRLGIHVRRDYAEVPAVLVDRHRLLQILVNLLSNARHALLESERTDKQLTLRVLPVPQERLRIEVADNGVGISSENLARLFTQGFTTKKSGHGFGLHASALAAAEMKGSLTCASAGRDQGATFAIELPLTGEPVRT, encoded by the coding sequence ATGCGCCGAGGCCCATACGCCTGGTTCCTCCAACGACTGGATTTCTTCCTGCGGGAGGACCAGCGCCGTGCGCCTCCGGACGATGTCAGCCGCTACCGCGTCATCCTCGCCACCGCGAGCCTGCTCACGGGGCTGAGCACCTTCTACCTGCTCGGCGCGCTGAAGCTCGCGGACCCCTTCCAGACGGTGCTCGCCACCAGCTGCATCGTGGGCTACGTGTGTACGCTGCTGTTCGTGCGCACCAGCACCGCGCCCTGGCCTCCGGGCCTGCTGTTGTGCTCCATCATGGCGGGCTCCTATGTCTCCGCGGGCCTCCGCCTGGGGGGGCCGAACACGGGGGCGCACATTGCCAGCACCCTCATTCCCCTGCTGGCCTTCTTCCTCATGGGGGCCCGGGGCAGCTTCTTCTTCGCCGCGCTGATGGCCCTGTACGCGACCCTCATCCACCCCCTCTACCTCGCCGGGTTCGATGTCTCGAGCCCGCTGTTCAGCGGGACCTTGGAGTTGGCGGGCAACCTCTTCGCCGCCCTCTGCATCCTGGGGGTGTGGGGGCTGGTCTATGTCCACAGTCGGGCCCGGGATGATGCGCAGGCGGCGCTCGAGCGGACCCTGCGCGGGCTGGGCGAGAGCGAGCGCAAGCTGTCCAGCCTCGTGGAGTGTACGGACGACGTCGTCTGCTCCCTGGACTCACAGGGCCGCCTGCTCACCGCCAACGCGGCGATGAAGAAGTGGTTCTCGCGGCTCTTCGGGCAGGAGCCCCTGCTGGGCGAGCCCATCGACACCCCCCTCTTCCTCCAGCAGCACCCCGACTGGCCGCTCAGCCTCACCCGAGTCCTGCGTGGCGAGTCCGTGCGCGCCGAGGTGACCTACTCGCTGGCGGAGTACACCCTGGCGCTGGACTTCTCCCTCACGCCCATCCCCGGAGAGGATGGCCGGCCCGCGGGGGTGACGATCTTCGGGCGCGACATCAGCGCACGCCTCGATGCCGAGACCCGCCTGGGCGAGCTGCATCGCAGCCTGATGGAGGCCTCGCGCAAGGCGGGCATGGCGGAGATCGCCACCGGCGTGCTCCACAACGTGGGCAACACGCTCAACAGCGTCAACGTCTCGGCGACCCTCATCGCGGAGCGCCTGCGCGGCTCGCGCGTCACGGGCCTGGCGCGGGCCGCGGAGATGCTTCAAGCGCACACGCAGGAGCTGGGCACCTTCCTCACCCAGGACGAGAAAGGCCGCCTGCTGCCAGAGTATTTCTTGTCCGCCTCCCGGCAGCTGGTGCAAGAACAACAGGTGATGCTCACCGAGGTCCAGTCGCTCACCAAGAACGTCGAGCACATCAAGTCCGTGGTGGGAATGCAGCAGGAGCACGCGAAGTTCTCCGGCCTGATGGAGCACGTGACGCTGCCCGAGCTCATCGATGACGCGCTGCGGCTGCACGCCACCTCCTTCGATCGGCTGGGCATCCACGTCCGCCGCGACTACGCGGAGGTGCCCGCGGTCCTGGTGGATCGACACCGCCTGCTGCAGATCCTCGTCAACCTGCTGAGCAACGCGCGGCACGCGCTGCTGGAGAGCGAGCGCACCGACAAGCAGCTCACCCTGCGCGTCCTCCCCGTGCCCCAGGAGCGGCTGCGCATCGAGGTGGCCGACAACGGGGTCGGCATCTCCTCGGAGAACCTCGCCCGGCTCTTCACCCAGGGCTTCACCACCAAGAAGAGCGGACATGGCTTCGGGCTGCACGCCAGTGCCCTGGCGGCGGCCGAGATGAAGGGCAGCCTCACCTGCGCGAGCGCCGGTCGCGATCAGGGAGCCACCTTCGCCATCGAACTCCCCCTCACCGGCGAGCCTGTTCGTACATGA
- a CDS encoding glutathione S-transferase family protein translates to MPSPERTLYQFPISHYCEKARWLLDAKGLAYTLTNLMPGAHRRVTKRLAQGSQGSVPVLVDNGTALGDSTEIALYLERTYPSPALLPPPGPERDRVLELEDYFDHVAGVHVRRWAYGHIIGGGAPLGDMMFGPYPAPQRWLGRMMVPLIKVVLRRQYRIHPPKVEESRLKLLEGLDRLEREIGGDPSRYLVGSSLTIADITAAALYSPLVAPDNSPYPPRPDAETPKAMVEMRKALRDRPAGQWVLRRYEQDRLRPASLQSAA, encoded by the coding sequence ATGCCCAGCCCTGAACGGACCCTCTACCAGTTCCCCATCTCCCACTACTGCGAGAAGGCACGCTGGCTCCTGGACGCCAAGGGTCTGGCCTACACCCTCACCAACCTCATGCCCGGCGCGCACCGCCGCGTGACGAAGCGCCTGGCCCAAGGCAGCCAGGGCAGCGTGCCCGTACTCGTGGACAATGGCACCGCGCTGGGCGACTCCACCGAGATCGCCCTCTACCTGGAGCGCACCTACCCTTCCCCCGCCCTGCTACCTCCCCCGGGCCCGGAGCGCGACCGCGTCCTCGAGTTGGAGGACTACTTCGACCACGTCGCGGGCGTCCACGTGCGCCGCTGGGCCTATGGCCACATCATCGGCGGCGGTGCCCCGCTCGGGGACATGATGTTCGGGCCCTACCCCGCCCCCCAGCGCTGGCTGGGCCGCATGATGGTTCCGCTCATCAAGGTCGTCCTCCGGCGCCAGTACCGCATCCACCCTCCCAAGGTGGAGGAGTCGCGGCTCAAGCTGCTCGAAGGGTTGGACCGTCTGGAGCGTGAGATTGGCGGAGACCCCTCGCGCTACCTCGTCGGCTCCTCTCTGACCATCGCCGACATCACCGCCGCCGCGCTCTACTCCCCGCTGGTGGCTCCGGACAACTCCCCCTACCCGCCCCGCCCGGACGCGGAGACTCCCAAGGCCATGGTCGAGATGCGCAAGGCCTTGCGAGACCGGCCCGCCGGCCAGTGGGTGCTGCGCCGCTACGAGCAGGATCGCCTCCGCCCCGCCTCCCTCCAGAGCGCGGCGTAA
- the solA gene encoding N-methyl-L-tryptophan oxidase, with the protein MARIAVLGAGGVGSATARFLAREGHDVTVVEQFSPDHDRGSSYGTSRIIRKTYTDGFYTALMGEAYPLWDELEREAGESLFARTGGLFFGPAEHPELVAIRRALSDNGVPFEELNPAACARRFPRLRLLAGESGVFEREAGFLRASACVRANLRLATAHGARLRTGVSVEGLEPHAGGIRLALAGGESLEVDRVVIAAGPWTARLLSRFVSLPFTVTRQVYCHFEPQEQVPVAGYGAERFPVWIDFATDFYGFPHDGQAPGVKLAWHHFGTPTDPDRVDREIHESDREPLRSYCAEHLPELSSRVSLEKVCLYTVTPDKDFVVDHLPGEPRVTLVGGLSGHGFKFTVLLGRIAAWMATERKVPWELSRFSLARFTR; encoded by the coding sequence ATGGCACGCATCGCGGTGCTGGGAGCCGGCGGAGTGGGCAGCGCGACGGCGCGGTTCCTGGCGCGAGAGGGGCACGACGTCACGGTGGTGGAGCAGTTCTCGCCCGACCATGACCGGGGCAGCTCGTACGGCACCTCGCGCATCATCCGGAAGACGTACACGGATGGCTTCTACACGGCGTTGATGGGCGAGGCGTATCCGCTCTGGGATGAGCTGGAGCGGGAGGCCGGTGAGTCGCTGTTCGCACGGACCGGCGGGCTGTTCTTCGGTCCAGCGGAGCACCCGGAGTTGGTGGCCATCCGGCGCGCGCTGAGCGACAACGGCGTGCCGTTCGAGGAACTGAACCCGGCCGCCTGTGCGCGGCGGTTCCCCCGGCTCCGGCTGCTGGCGGGAGAGTCGGGGGTGTTCGAGCGGGAGGCGGGCTTCCTCCGAGCCTCCGCGTGCGTGCGCGCCAACCTCCGGCTGGCGACGGCGCACGGAGCCCGGCTGCGCACGGGTGTCTCGGTCGAGGGCCTCGAGCCCCACGCGGGAGGCATCCGGCTCGCGCTGGCGGGAGGCGAGTCCCTCGAGGTCGACCGGGTGGTCATCGCGGCGGGGCCGTGGACCGCGCGCCTGTTGTCGCGCTTCGTCTCGCTGCCGTTCACGGTGACGCGGCAGGTGTACTGCCACTTCGAGCCCCAGGAGCAGGTACCCGTCGCCGGGTATGGCGCGGAGCGCTTCCCGGTGTGGATCGACTTCGCCACGGACTTCTACGGCTTCCCGCACGATGGGCAGGCGCCGGGGGTGAAGCTGGCGTGGCACCACTTCGGCACGCCGACGGATCCAGACCGCGTGGATCGGGAGATCCACGAGTCGGACCGCGAGCCCCTGCGCAGCTACTGCGCCGAGCACCTGCCGGAGCTGTCCTCCCGGGTGAGCCTGGAGAAGGTCTGCCTCTACACGGTGACGCCGGACAAGGACTTCGTGGTGGACCACCTGCCCGGCGAGCCGCGGGTGACGCTCGTTGGCGGCCTGAGCGGGCACGGCTTCAAGTTCACCGTGCTGCTGGGCCGCATCGCCGCCTGGATGGCGACGGAGCGGAAGGTGCCATGGGAGCTCTCGCGCTTCTCCCTGGCCCGCTTCACCCGGTGA
- a CDS encoding hybrid sensor histidine kinase/response regulator, which produces MSSPDPTPRRLLVIDDNPAIHEDFQKILAPAEGSTTLDALESALFGAPQARTGPYLFQVDTASQGEEGIQRVRTARREGQPYAVAFVDIRMPPGIDGVETTEQLWKEDEDLQVVLCSAYADYSWEEVAQRLGISQRLLILRKPFDNIEVRQMAHALAEKWELARQGRAHQQRLEALGRLAAGMANEASSPLGFVSTNLNHLRLALEKKVAGQPLEEPEELLEACRDALMGTERLKRIVQDVKVLARVEPQPTAPVDVRKVMEQSLSEAGEALGARVRLVKELQAVPLVHASEQGLGQVFLHLIINAAQAMPEAHPEPWIRVATHPQERGVLIEVQDNGSGIDPEHLSRIFEPFFTTKPMGVGSGLGLSICRGIVTGFGGQISVDSAPGRGTTFRIQLPPA; this is translated from the coding sequence ATGAGTTCCCCCGATCCCACGCCCCGCCGCCTCCTGGTCATCGACGACAACCCGGCCATCCACGAGGACTTCCAGAAGATCCTCGCCCCCGCCGAGGGCAGCACCACGCTGGACGCGCTGGAGTCGGCCCTCTTCGGAGCACCCCAGGCTCGTACCGGGCCGTACCTGTTCCAGGTGGACACCGCCTCCCAGGGCGAGGAGGGCATCCAGCGCGTGCGCACCGCGCGCCGAGAGGGACAGCCCTACGCCGTGGCCTTCGTGGACATCCGCATGCCTCCCGGCATCGACGGGGTGGAGACCACCGAGCAGCTGTGGAAGGAGGATGAGGACCTCCAGGTGGTGCTCTGCTCCGCCTACGCGGACTACTCGTGGGAGGAGGTGGCGCAGCGGCTGGGAATCAGCCAGCGGCTGCTCATCCTCCGCAAGCCCTTCGACAACATCGAGGTGCGCCAGATGGCGCACGCGCTCGCGGAGAAGTGGGAGCTGGCGCGCCAGGGCCGCGCCCACCAGCAGCGGCTGGAGGCGCTGGGGCGGCTGGCGGCGGGCATGGCCAACGAGGCCAGCAGCCCGCTGGGCTTCGTCAGCACCAACCTGAACCACCTGCGCCTGGCGCTGGAGAAGAAGGTCGCGGGCCAGCCGCTGGAGGAGCCCGAGGAGCTGCTCGAGGCGTGCCGGGACGCGCTCATGGGCACCGAGCGCCTCAAGCGCATCGTCCAGGACGTGAAGGTCCTCGCCCGCGTGGAGCCCCAGCCCACCGCCCCCGTGGACGTGCGCAAGGTGATGGAGCAGTCCCTCTCCGAGGCGGGAGAGGCGCTGGGCGCCCGCGTCCGGTTGGTGAAGGAGCTCCAGGCCGTGCCGCTCGTCCACGCCAGTGAGCAGGGGTTGGGCCAGGTCTTCCTCCACCTGATCATCAACGCCGCTCAGGCGATGCCCGAGGCCCACCCCGAGCCGTGGATTCGCGTCGCCACGCACCCTCAGGAGCGGGGCGTCCTCATCGAGGTGCAGGACAACGGCAGCGGCATCGACCCGGAGCACCTCAGCCGCATCTTCGAGCCCTTCTTCACCACCAAGCCGATGGGGGTGGGCTCGGGCCTGGGCCTGTCCATCTGCCGTGGCATCGTCACCGGGTTCGGCGGGCAGATCTCCGTGGACAGCGCGCCGGGCCGGGGCACCACCTTCCGCATCCAGCTCCCGCCCGCCTGA
- the holB gene encoding DNA polymerase III subunit delta', with amino-acid sequence MTLASVIGQPRAIDSLQAALRGGVVHHAYLFAGPEGVGKELAAVGLAQALTCPEQPNVGCGTCASCVRIAKGLHPDVTWLMPDEERVSRGLAGRSDFTGTPSRDIRVEQIRGLQERLALHGLESRRKVALIVSAQRMNESAQNAFLKTLEEPPSDTTMILIASAMDRLLPTIRSRCSKVHFGPLPVDLVAQRVQQERKLDPPTAALAAVMAGGSLGRALRLDLEGLARRKEVITRYEALKPDDALAVLRFAEEYGSSREEAEQALALLSLWLRDVARAKVGAEGLANMDLAALAHEASVRTHEAELHRRHSLIERAQGAIGQRNGSPRLQLERMLLEMFMREVR; translated from the coding sequence ATGACGCTGGCCTCGGTGATTGGACAGCCGCGCGCGATTGATTCACTCCAAGCGGCACTGCGCGGGGGCGTGGTCCACCACGCTTACTTGTTTGCTGGGCCAGAGGGCGTGGGCAAGGAGCTGGCCGCGGTGGGGCTTGCCCAGGCGCTCACCTGTCCGGAGCAACCCAACGTGGGGTGCGGCACCTGCGCCAGCTGCGTGCGCATCGCCAAGGGGCTGCACCCGGACGTGACGTGGCTGATGCCGGACGAGGAGCGGGTGTCGCGGGGACTCGCGGGGCGCTCGGACTTCACGGGGACGCCCAGCCGGGACATCCGCGTGGAGCAGATCCGCGGCCTGCAGGAGCGCCTCGCCCTGCACGGCCTGGAGTCGCGGCGCAAGGTGGCCCTCATCGTCTCCGCCCAGCGGATGAACGAGTCGGCGCAGAACGCCTTCCTCAAGACGTTGGAGGAGCCCCCCTCGGACACCACGATGATCCTCATCGCCTCGGCGATGGACCGGCTGCTGCCCACCATCCGCAGCCGCTGCAGCAAGGTGCATTTCGGCCCGCTGCCGGTGGACCTCGTCGCCCAGCGCGTGCAGCAGGAGCGCAAGCTGGATCCGCCGACGGCCGCCCTGGCCGCGGTGATGGCGGGAGGCAGCCTGGGGCGCGCGCTGCGCCTGGATCTGGAGGGGCTCGCTCGGCGCAAGGAGGTCATCACCCGCTACGAGGCGCTCAAGCCGGATGACGCGCTGGCGGTGCTGCGCTTCGCGGAGGAGTACGGCAGCTCGCGCGAGGAGGCCGAGCAGGCGCTCGCGCTCCTGTCGCTCTGGCTGCGAGACGTGGCCCGGGCAAAGGTGGGCGCGGAGGGGCTGGCGAACATGGATCTGGCGGCGTTGGCGCACGAGGCGTCGGTGCGCACGCACGAGGCGGAGCTGCACCGCCGCCACTCTCTGATCGAACGCGCGCAGGGAGCCATCGGGCAGCGCAACGGCTCGCCGCGGCTCCAGCTCGAGCGGATGCTGCTGGAGATGTTCATGCGGGAGGTCCGGTGA
- a CDS encoding mechanosensitive ion channel family protein encodes MLPFLQSNVSLVIGAVLVVLLFAARAASADKDFRRDLRGAFRFLTAFLIFRLAAWAVPENAPSSVHKFIQVAWMLAFTFGVIRAGVSLALKIVRLRSPDAVPKILRDVIDFSLYGLAALPILQTQLNLDLGGLLATSAVLSVVIGLALQETLGNLFAGLSLQLERPYQVGDFIRIGEYTGRVVQIGWRATRIITFRRESVTLPNSKVAKEVVKNFSYGYEPVAIDIELKLSYEAPPNRVKAAVLEVLREVPNVVPEPRPMCRTWAYEESSVRYQIRYWVASFAHADNAMEEIYSRLWYRLRREGLEPPFPRRVVHMREEAARSEFASDTVLELLRAVDLFALFGEAELDQLRHTLVARRFGRNERIIQEGEQGHTFYLVASGEVSVRTGKGQEVTRLTRGCYFGEMSLLTGEPRAATVVALEDSVLLELDRSAFGNMFSSNPGLARQLSALLAQRRTQLRAVAEAGGGGADAAPEEGRILGRLRQIFGLSHD; translated from the coding sequence TTGCTTCCCTTCCTGCAGAGCAATGTGTCCCTGGTCATCGGGGCGGTGCTGGTCGTCCTCCTGTTCGCGGCCCGTGCGGCCAGCGCGGACAAGGACTTCCGGCGGGACCTGCGGGGCGCGTTCCGCTTCCTCACCGCGTTCCTGATCTTCCGCCTCGCGGCGTGGGCGGTTCCGGAGAACGCGCCGAGCTCGGTACACAAGTTCATCCAGGTCGCCTGGATGCTCGCCTTCACCTTCGGTGTCATCCGCGCCGGAGTGTCACTGGCGCTGAAGATCGTCCGGCTGCGCTCGCCGGATGCGGTGCCGAAGATCCTTAGGGACGTCATCGACTTCTCGCTGTACGGGCTGGCGGCCCTGCCCATCCTCCAGACGCAGCTCAACCTGGACCTGGGGGGACTGCTGGCCACCTCCGCAGTGCTGTCGGTGGTCATCGGTCTGGCGCTCCAGGAGACGCTGGGCAACCTGTTTGCGGGCCTGTCGCTGCAGTTGGAGCGGCCTTATCAGGTAGGCGACTTCATCCGCATCGGCGAGTACACGGGGCGCGTGGTGCAGATCGGCTGGCGCGCCACGCGCATCATCACCTTCCGCCGCGAGAGCGTGACGCTGCCCAACAGCAAGGTGGCCAAGGAGGTGGTGAAGAACTTCTCCTATGGCTACGAACCGGTGGCGATCGACATCGAGCTGAAGCTCTCGTACGAGGCGCCGCCCAACCGGGTGAAGGCGGCGGTGCTGGAGGTGCTGCGAGAGGTGCCCAACGTCGTCCCCGAGCCGAGGCCGATGTGCCGCACGTGGGCGTACGAGGAGTCTTCGGTGCGTTACCAGATCCGCTACTGGGTGGCGAGCTTCGCCCACGCGGACAACGCCATGGAGGAGATCTACTCGCGGCTGTGGTACCGGCTGCGGCGCGAGGGGCTGGAGCCTCCCTTCCCGCGGCGCGTGGTGCATATGCGCGAGGAGGCGGCCCGGTCCGAGTTCGCCTCGGACACGGTGCTGGAGTTGCTGCGCGCGGTGGACCTCTTCGCGCTGTTCGGCGAGGCGGAACTGGACCAACTCCGGCACACGCTGGTGGCGCGGCGCTTCGGCAGGAACGAGCGCATCATCCAGGAGGGCGAGCAGGGTCACACCTTCTACCTGGTGGCCTCGGGCGAGGTGTCGGTGCGCACGGGCAAGGGGCAGGAGGTGACGCGGCTGACGCGGGGCTGCTACTTCGGCGAGATGTCGCTGCTGACGGGCGAGCCGCGCGCGGCGACGGTGGTGGCGCTGGAGGACTCGGTGTTGTTGGAGCTGGACCGGTCGGCGTTCGGGAACATGTTCTCGAGCAACCCGGGACTGGCGCGACAGCTCTCGGCGCTGCTGGCCCAGCGGCGCACCCAGCTGCGCGCGGTGGCGGAGGCGGGTGGCGGAGGCGCGGATGCCGCGCCCGAGGAGGGACGCATCCTCGGCCGGCTGAGGCAGATCTTCGGCCTCTCGCACGACTGA